One genomic region from Balaenoptera acutorostrata chromosome 1, mBalAcu1.1, whole genome shotgun sequence encodes:
- the LOC103008270 gene encoding protein FAM50A: MAQYKGAASEAGRAMHLMKKREKQREQMEQMKQRIAEENIMKSNIDKKFSAHYDAVEAELKSSTVGLVTLYDMKAKQEALVKEREKQLAKKEQSKELQLKLEKLREKERKKEAKGKISSLSFTLEEEDEAGEEEEEATIDEEELEREEITAKKRKLGKNPDVDTSFLPDRDREEEENRIREELRQEWEAKQEKIKSEEIEITFSYWDGSGHRRTVKMKKGNTMQQFLQKALEILRKDFSELRSAGVEQLMYIKEDLIIPHHHSFYDFIVTKARGKSGPLFNFDVHDDVRLLSDATVEKDESHAGKVVLRSWYEKNKHIFPASRWEPYDPEKKWDKYTIR; encoded by the coding sequence ATGGCTCAGTACAAGGGTGCCGCGAGCGAGGCGGGCCGCGCCATGCACCTGATGAAGAAGCGGGAGAAGCAGCGCGAGCAGATGGAGCAGATGAAGCAGAGGATCGCGGAGGAGAACATAATGAAATCCAACATTGACAAGAAGTTCTCTGCGCACTACGATGCCGTGGAGGCGGAGCTCAAGTCCAGCACCGTGGGTCTTGTGACGCTGTACGACATGAAGGCGAAGCAGGAGGCCCTGGTGAAGGAGCGGGAGAAGCAGCTGGCGAAGAAGGAGCAGTCGAAGGAGCTGCAGCTGAAGCTGGAGAAGCTGCGCGAGAAGGAGCGCAAGAAGGAGGCCAAGGGGAAGATCTCCAGCCTGTCCTTCACCCTGGAGGAAGAAGACGAGGcaggcgaggaggaggaggaggcgacCATAGACgaggaggagctggagagggAAGAGATCACCGCaaagaagaggaaactggggAAGAACCCAGATGTGGACACGAGCTTCTTGCCTGACCGAGaccgggaggaggaggagaatcgGATCCGGGAGGAGCTACGGCAGGAGTGGGAAGCCAAGCAGGAGAAGATCAAGAGCGAGGAGATTGAGATCACCTTCAGTTACTGGGATGGCTCTGGGCACCGGCGCACAGTCAAGATGAAAAAGGGCAACACGATGCAGCAGTTCCTGCAGAAGGCCCTCGAGATCCTGCGCAAAGACTTCAGCGAGCTCAGGTCGGCAGGGGTGGAGCAGCTCATGTACATCAAGGAAGACCTAATCATACCCCACCACCACAGCTTCTATGACTTCATCGTCACCAAGGCGCGAGGGAAGAGCGGGCCCCTCTTCAATTTCGACGTTCACGATGACGTGCGGCTGCTCAGCGACGCCACCGTGGAGAAGGATGAGTCGCACGCGGGCAAGGTGGTGCTGCGGAGCTGGTACGAGAAGAACAAGCACATCTTCCCCGCCAGCCGCTGGGAGCCCTACGACCCTGAGAAGAAGTGGGACAAGTACACGATCCGGTGA